A region of Sugiyamaella lignohabitans strain CBS 10342 chromosome A, complete sequence DNA encodes the following proteins:
- the FIP1 gene encoding Fip1p (Subunit of cleavage polyadenylation factor (CPF); interacts directly with poly(A) polymerase (Pap1p) to regulate its activity; bridging factor that links Pap1p and the CPF complex via Yth1p; GO_component: GO:0005847 - mRNA cleavage and polyadenylation specificity factor complex [Evidence IDA] [PMID 12819204]; GO_component: GO:0005634 - nucleus [Evidence IEA,IEA]; GO_function: GO:0003723 - RNA binding [Evidence IMP] [PMID 11238938]; GO_function: GO:0030674 - protein binding, bridging [Evidence IGI,IMP] [PMID 21282348]; GO_function: GO:0030674 - protein binding, bridging [Evidence IPI] [PMID 7736590]; GO_process: GO:0006379 - mRNA cleavage [Evidence IDA] [PMID 11344258]; GO_process: GO:0006378 - mRNA polyadenylation [Evidence IDA] [PMID 11344258]; GO_process: GO:0006397 - mRNA processing [Evidence IEA]): protein MSNIEDDDEFLYGSESPKPKRQKTTTQDASEDASISEALGLDSTATSGDATKAPPATNEVAATDEGDEEEEEDDEEEDDDSDIEFVIDTKPGQKAEAPSRQVPYSTGKATAANDTAKEAATTGGKEIQRAEKPPGIDINAVAEHNGKPLTEVVIEDLEDKPWRRPGSDITDYFNYGFDEFTWTAYCSKQDTLRANYTPQKVMAMMGMPVFPPEMMTFNQGFPGMPGMGAGGFPPPPAGFMGMNNDDNGAYGGSNIVAGNNNGNNSGHGGHGSGGSGPGYRRK from the coding sequence ATGTCGAAcattgaagatgacgacgagttCCTATATGGATCTGAAAGTCCTAAGCCAAAACGTCAGAAGACCACAACTCAAGATGCCAGCGAGGATGCCAGTATAAGCGAAGCTTTAGGATTAGATTCGACAGCGACATCGGGAGATGCTACTAAAGCTCCTCCAGCAACCAATGAAGTAGCTGCTACAGATGAAGGcgacgaggaagaagaagaggatgacgaggaagaggatgaCGATTCAGATATTGAATTTGTAATCGACACCAAACCAGGTCAGAAGGCAGAGGCTCCATCACGGCAAGTGCCATATTCCACGGGAAAAGCCACAGCAGCAAACGATACAGCAAAAGAAGCCGCGACAACAGGCGGCAAAGAAATTCAGAGAGCAGAGAAACCACCAGGTATAGATATCAATGCGGTGGCTGAACACAATGGCAAACCATTAACGGAGGTTGTAATCGAAGATTTAGAAGACAAACCATGGCGAAGGCCAGGTTCAGATATTACCGATTATTTCAACTACGGGTTCGACGAGTTTACATGGACGGCATACTGTTCGAAACAAGATACTCTGCGAGCAAACTATACACCACAAAAGGTGATGGCCATGATGGGCATGCCAGTATTCCCACCAGAGATGATGACTTTCAACCAAGGATTCCCCGGCATGCCAGGCATGGGAGCTGGAGGATTCCCGCCACCACCTGCCGGATTCATGGGCATGAATAATGACGACAATGGAGCTTATGGTGGTAGCAATATCGTCGCAGGAAATAATAACGGCAATAATAGCGGTCATGGCGGCCACGGTAGCGGAGGCTCAGGTCCAGGCTACCGTCGAAAATAA